The stretch of DNA GATCTGCGCCTGAATCCGAAGCCGGTCGCCGGGGCGTACCGGATGCAGCCACCGCAGTTCATCCACGCCCATCCCCAGAATCGGCGTGTCGCCGTACGGCTTGGCGTGCACGAACTCGCGCATGATCAGCGCATTCAAGTGCCAGCCGCTCGCGATCAATCCGCCGAACGGAGTGGAAGCAGCAGCGGCGGCATCCGTGTGGAACGGCTGCGGATCGTACTTCTCACCGAACTCCACGATGTCGGCTTCCGTGATCTCGAACGGCTCGCCGTCCCACGTTTCGCCGATGACCAGATCATCCAGGTACCGCTCGGGATTCTGCGCCACTTCACGCCTCGTTTGGGATCTTGTACTTCGGTATCACCATCGTTCGATGGATGATGCTCGATTCCCCGTGTGAGCGACAGGCCGCGCCCTTCGCCTTCACCCGGATGTAATACTCCGCCAACAGACGCGATCAGGCAGTGCGGCGGATACCATCAGCCACAACCCCCGATCGCGCGCTGTAAAACTCTGCGGATGAACGTTATCGCCAGATTCGATCAAGTATGGCGAACGGCGCACCGCCGCCCGCTCCAAGCGCCCCAAGCCCGCCGCCACAGTCCGCGAAGGCGGACTTCGTGCTCTTCCAGCGGCGAATTCATCCGCTCCTGGACCGGCGGACGCGCCGACGCTGGCCGGACGACCG from Longimicrobium terrae encodes:
- a CDS encoding MaoC/PaaZ C-terminal domain-containing protein → MAQNPERYLDDLVIGETWDGEPFEITEADIVEFGEKYDPQPFHTDAAAAASTPFGGLIASGWHLNALIMREFVHAKPYGDTPILGMGVDELRWLHPVRPGDRLRIQAQIVEVKRSSSRPDRGMVRTAISATNQDGIPVIRLQTLTQMPARPAATGG